One stretch of Oncorhynchus clarkii lewisi isolate Uvic-CL-2024 chromosome 1, UVic_Ocla_1.0, whole genome shotgun sequence DNA includes these proteins:
- the LOC139399159 gene encoding ran-binding protein 10 isoform X5: MGIGLSAQGVNMNRLPGWDKHSYGYHGDDGHSFCSSGTGQPYGPTFTTGDVIGCCVNLINNTCFYTKNGISLGVAFTDLPPNLYPTVGLQTPGEIVDANFGQQPFVFDIEDYMSEWRAKIHGMIARFPIGERLGEWQAVLQNMVSTYLVHHGYCATATAFARATETLIQEDQTSIKNRQRIQKLVLAGRVGEAIEATQQLYPGLLEHNSNLLFMLKCRQFVEMVNGTDSEVRCFSVRSPKSQDSYPGSPSLSPRHGATNPHLHSAGADSPTCSNGVTPPNKNKSHNKYPGVSSASSSSSSSPSSVNYSESNSTDSTKSQPHSGTSNQETRCVASDSEMEIEAEHYTNGVAENSSTRIMNGTYKHQEILQAEDGSLGNGVAEDSCASRQLCGGNQAATERMIQFGRELQGLNEQLCREYGKNATHKKMLQDAFSLLAYSDPWNCPVGQQLDPMQRENICSALNSAILESQNLPKQPPLMLAVGQATECVQLMARVRSGSCSFARVDSFLH; the protein is encoded by the exons ATGGGGATTGGTCTGTCTGCCCAGGGGGTCAACATGAACAGACTGCCTG GTTGGGACAAGCACTCATATGGTTACCATGGCGACGACGGACACTCCTTCTGTTCTTCAGGGACTGGCCAACCATATGGCCCAACCTTCACCACAGGCGATGTGATTGGCTGCTGTGTGAACCTAATTAACAACACCTGTTTCTACACCAAGAATGGCATCAGTCTAG GTGTAGCCTTTACAGATCTCCCT CCCAACCTTTACCCCACAGTGGGCCTGCAGACTCCAGGAGAGATTGTGGATGCTAACTTTGGCCAGCAGCCCTTTGTGTTTGACATTGAGGACTATATGAGTGAATGGAGGGCTAAGATCCACGGCATGATCGCCCGCTTCCCCAtcggagagagactgggagagtggCAGGCAGTACTTCAGAA CATGGTATCCACCTACCTGGTGCATCATGGGTACTGTGCCACAGCCACAGCCTTTGCTAGGGCTACAGAAACCTTGATCCAGGAGGACCAGACCTCCATaaagaacagacaga GAATACAGAAGCTGGTATTGGCAGGGAGGGTTGGCGAGGCCATCGAAGCCACACAGCAGCTGTACCCTGGGCTCCTAGAACACAACTCCAATTTACTGTTCATGTTGAA GTGTCGGCAGTTTGTGGAGATGGTGAACGGTACAGACAGTGAGGTACGATGCTTCAGTGTCCGCTCCCCCAAGTCCCAGGACAGCTACCCTGGCTCCCCCAGCCTGAGCCCCCGACATGGAGCCACCAACCCCCATCTGCACAGCGCAG GAGCAGACAGCCCAACATGCAGTAACGGGGTCACCCCTCCCAACAAGAACAAGAGCCACAACAAGTACCCTGGTGTcagctctgcctcctcctcttcctcttcctccccttcctctgttAACTACTCTGAGTCCAACTCCACTGACTCCACCAAGTCCCAGCCTCACAGTGGCACCAGCAACCAGGAGACCAGGTGTGTGGCAAG TGACAGTGAGATGGAGATCGAGGCAGAGCACTACACTAATGGGGTGGCGGAGAACTCCTCTACTCGGATCATGAACGGCACCTACAAGCATCAAGAAATCCTGCAGGCTGAGGACGGCAGCCTGGGCAACGGAGTGGCAG AAGACAGCTGTGCCTCCAGACAGCTGTGTGGAGGGAACCAGGCAGCCACAGAGAGGATGATCCAGTTTGGCCGCGAGCTGCAGGGCCTCAACGAGCAGCTGTGCCGGGAATACGGCAAGAACGCCACGCACAAGAAGATGCTGCAg GATGCATTCAGTCTATTAGCGTATTCAGATCCCTGGAACTGCCCAGTTGGGCAACAGCTAGAcccaatgcagagagaaaatatCTGCTCTGCTCTCAACAGCGCCATCTTGG AGTCTCAGAACTTGCCTAAGCAGCCCCCTCTGATGCTGGCTGTAGGTCAGGCCACAGAGTGTGTCCAGCTCATGGCCAGGGTCCGCTCAGGCTCCTGTTCCTTCGCCAGAGTTGACAGCTTTTTGCACTAG
- the LOC139399159 gene encoding ran-binding protein 10 isoform X2 → MAELGAGSMLLGDPAFNYQEHELNERLKRLYPAVNEEETPLPRSWSPKDKYSYIGLSQNNLRVHYKGHGKNHKDAASVRATHPIPAACGIYYFEVKIVSKGRDGYMGIGLSAQGVNMNRLPGWDKHSYGYHGDDGHSFCSSGTGQPYGPTFTTGDVIGCCVNLINNTCFYTKNGISLGVAFTDLPPNLYPTVGLQTPGEIVDANFGQQPFVFDIEDYMSEWRAKIHGMIARFPIGERLGEWQAVLQNMVSTYLVHHGYCATATAFARATETLIQEDQTSIKNRQRIQKLVLAGRVGEAIEATQQLYPGLLEHNSNLLFMLKCRQFVEMVNGTDSEVRCFSVRSPKSQDSYPGSPSLSPRHGATNPHLHSAGADSPTCSNGVTPPNKNKSHNKYPGVSSASSSSSSSPSSVNYSESNSTDSTKSQPHSGTSNQETRCVASDSEMEIEAEHYTNGVAENSSTRIMNGTYKHQEILQAEDGSLGNGVADSCASRQLCGGNQAATERMIQFGRELQGLNEQLCREYGKNATHKKMLQDAFSLLAYSDPWNCPVGQQLDPMQRENICSALNSAILESQNLPKQPPLMLAVGQATECVQLMARVRSGSCSFARVDSFLH, encoded by the exons ATGGCAGAGCTTGGAGCGGGGAGCATGCTGTTGGGAGATCCTGCTTTTAATTACCAAGAGCACGAGCTAAATGAGCGATTGAAGCGGCTCTACCCGGCGGTGAATGAGGAAGAGACCCCCTTACCCCGATCTTGGAGCCCCAAGGATAAATACAGCTACATCGGACTCTCGCAGAACAATCTGCGGGTACATTACAAAG GCCATGGGAAGAACCATAAGGATGCCGCGTCTGTGCGTGCCACTCATCCCATACCAGCCGCCTGTGGGATCTACTACTTTGAAGTGAAGATTGTCAGCAAGGGCAGGGATGG GTACATGGGGATTGGTCTGTCTGCCCAGGGGGTCAACATGAACAGACTGCCTG GTTGGGACAAGCACTCATATGGTTACCATGGCGACGACGGACACTCCTTCTGTTCTTCAGGGACTGGCCAACCATATGGCCCAACCTTCACCACAGGCGATGTGATTGGCTGCTGTGTGAACCTAATTAACAACACCTGTTTCTACACCAAGAATGGCATCAGTCTAG GTGTAGCCTTTACAGATCTCCCT CCCAACCTTTACCCCACAGTGGGCCTGCAGACTCCAGGAGAGATTGTGGATGCTAACTTTGGCCAGCAGCCCTTTGTGTTTGACATTGAGGACTATATGAGTGAATGGAGGGCTAAGATCCACGGCATGATCGCCCGCTTCCCCAtcggagagagactgggagagtggCAGGCAGTACTTCAGAA CATGGTATCCACCTACCTGGTGCATCATGGGTACTGTGCCACAGCCACAGCCTTTGCTAGGGCTACAGAAACCTTGATCCAGGAGGACCAGACCTCCATaaagaacagacaga GAATACAGAAGCTGGTATTGGCAGGGAGGGTTGGCGAGGCCATCGAAGCCACACAGCAGCTGTACCCTGGGCTCCTAGAACACAACTCCAATTTACTGTTCATGTTGAA GTGTCGGCAGTTTGTGGAGATGGTGAACGGTACAGACAGTGAGGTACGATGCTTCAGTGTCCGCTCCCCCAAGTCCCAGGACAGCTACCCTGGCTCCCCCAGCCTGAGCCCCCGACATGGAGCCACCAACCCCCATCTGCACAGCGCAG GAGCAGACAGCCCAACATGCAGTAACGGGGTCACCCCTCCCAACAAGAACAAGAGCCACAACAAGTACCCTGGTGTcagctctgcctcctcctcttcctcttcctccccttcctctgttAACTACTCTGAGTCCAACTCCACTGACTCCACCAAGTCCCAGCCTCACAGTGGCACCAGCAACCAGGAGACCAGGTGTGTGGCAAG TGACAGTGAGATGGAGATCGAGGCAGAGCACTACACTAATGGGGTGGCGGAGAACTCCTCTACTCGGATCATGAACGGCACCTACAAGCATCAAGAAATCCTGCAGGCTGAGGACGGCAGCCTGGGCAACGGAGTGGCAG ACAGCTGTGCCTCCAGACAGCTGTGTGGAGGGAACCAGGCAGCCACAGAGAGGATGATCCAGTTTGGCCGCGAGCTGCAGGGCCTCAACGAGCAGCTGTGCCGGGAATACGGCAAGAACGCCACGCACAAGAAGATGCTGCAg GATGCATTCAGTCTATTAGCGTATTCAGATCCCTGGAACTGCCCAGTTGGGCAACAGCTAGAcccaatgcagagagaaaatatCTGCTCTGCTCTCAACAGCGCCATCTTGG AGTCTCAGAACTTGCCTAAGCAGCCCCCTCTGATGCTGGCTGTAGGTCAGGCCACAGAGTGTGTCCAGCTCATGGCCAGGGTCCGCTCAGGCTCCTGTTCCTTCGCCAGAGTTGACAGCTTTTTGCACTAG
- the LOC139399159 gene encoding ran-binding protein 10 isoform X4, with translation MAELGAGSMLLGDPAFNYQEHELNERLKRLYPAVNEEETPLPRSWSPKDKYSYIGLSQNNLRVHYKGHGKNHKDAASVRATHPIPAACGIYYFEVKIVSKGRDGYMGIGLSAQGVNMNRLPGWDKHSYGYHGDDGHSFCSSGTGQPYGPTFTTGDVIGCCVNLINNTCFYTKNGISLGVAFTDLPPNLYPTVGLQTPGEIVDANFGQQPFVFDIEDYMSEWRAKIHGMIARFPIGERLGEWQAVLQNMVSTYLVHHGYCATATAFARATETLIQEDQTSIKNRQRIQKLVLAGRVGEAIEATQQLYPGLLEHNSNLLFMLKCRQFVEMVNGTDSEVRCFSVRSPKSQDSYPGSPSLSPRHGATNPHLHSAGADSPTCSNGVTPPNKNKSHNKYPGVSSASSSSSSSPSSVNYSESNSTDSTKSQPHSGTSNQETSDSEMEIEAEHYTNGVAENSSTRIMNGTYKHQEILQAEDGSLGNGVADSCASRQLCGGNQAATERMIQFGRELQGLNEQLCREYGKNATHKKMLQDAFSLLAYSDPWNCPVGQQLDPMQRENICSALNSAILESQNLPKQPPLMLAVGQATECVQLMARVRSGSCSFARVDSFLH, from the exons ATGGCAGAGCTTGGAGCGGGGAGCATGCTGTTGGGAGATCCTGCTTTTAATTACCAAGAGCACGAGCTAAATGAGCGATTGAAGCGGCTCTACCCGGCGGTGAATGAGGAAGAGACCCCCTTACCCCGATCTTGGAGCCCCAAGGATAAATACAGCTACATCGGACTCTCGCAGAACAATCTGCGGGTACATTACAAAG GCCATGGGAAGAACCATAAGGATGCCGCGTCTGTGCGTGCCACTCATCCCATACCAGCCGCCTGTGGGATCTACTACTTTGAAGTGAAGATTGTCAGCAAGGGCAGGGATGG GTACATGGGGATTGGTCTGTCTGCCCAGGGGGTCAACATGAACAGACTGCCTG GTTGGGACAAGCACTCATATGGTTACCATGGCGACGACGGACACTCCTTCTGTTCTTCAGGGACTGGCCAACCATATGGCCCAACCTTCACCACAGGCGATGTGATTGGCTGCTGTGTGAACCTAATTAACAACACCTGTTTCTACACCAAGAATGGCATCAGTCTAG GTGTAGCCTTTACAGATCTCCCT CCCAACCTTTACCCCACAGTGGGCCTGCAGACTCCAGGAGAGATTGTGGATGCTAACTTTGGCCAGCAGCCCTTTGTGTTTGACATTGAGGACTATATGAGTGAATGGAGGGCTAAGATCCACGGCATGATCGCCCGCTTCCCCAtcggagagagactgggagagtggCAGGCAGTACTTCAGAA CATGGTATCCACCTACCTGGTGCATCATGGGTACTGTGCCACAGCCACAGCCTTTGCTAGGGCTACAGAAACCTTGATCCAGGAGGACCAGACCTCCATaaagaacagacaga GAATACAGAAGCTGGTATTGGCAGGGAGGGTTGGCGAGGCCATCGAAGCCACACAGCAGCTGTACCCTGGGCTCCTAGAACACAACTCCAATTTACTGTTCATGTTGAA GTGTCGGCAGTTTGTGGAGATGGTGAACGGTACAGACAGTGAGGTACGATGCTTCAGTGTCCGCTCCCCCAAGTCCCAGGACAGCTACCCTGGCTCCCCCAGCCTGAGCCCCCGACATGGAGCCACCAACCCCCATCTGCACAGCGCAG GAGCAGACAGCCCAACATGCAGTAACGGGGTCACCCCTCCCAACAAGAACAAGAGCCACAACAAGTACCCTGGTGTcagctctgcctcctcctcttcctcttcctccccttcctctgttAACTACTCTGAGTCCAACTCCACTGACTCCACCAAGTCCCAGCCTCACAGTGGCACCAGCAACCAGGAGACCAG TGACAGTGAGATGGAGATCGAGGCAGAGCACTACACTAATGGGGTGGCGGAGAACTCCTCTACTCGGATCATGAACGGCACCTACAAGCATCAAGAAATCCTGCAGGCTGAGGACGGCAGCCTGGGCAACGGAGTGGCAG ACAGCTGTGCCTCCAGACAGCTGTGTGGAGGGAACCAGGCAGCCACAGAGAGGATGATCCAGTTTGGCCGCGAGCTGCAGGGCCTCAACGAGCAGCTGTGCCGGGAATACGGCAAGAACGCCACGCACAAGAAGATGCTGCAg GATGCATTCAGTCTATTAGCGTATTCAGATCCCTGGAACTGCCCAGTTGGGCAACAGCTAGAcccaatgcagagagaaaatatCTGCTCTGCTCTCAACAGCGCCATCTTGG AGTCTCAGAACTTGCCTAAGCAGCCCCCTCTGATGCTGGCTGTAGGTCAGGCCACAGAGTGTGTCCAGCTCATGGCCAGGGTCCGCTCAGGCTCCTGTTCCTTCGCCAGAGTTGACAGCTTTTTGCACTAG
- the LOC139399159 gene encoding ran-binding protein 10 isoform X1, giving the protein MAELGAGSMLLGDPAFNYQEHELNERLKRLYPAVNEEETPLPRSWSPKDKYSYIGLSQNNLRVHYKGHGKNHKDAASVRATHPIPAACGIYYFEVKIVSKGRDGYMGIGLSAQGVNMNRLPGWDKHSYGYHGDDGHSFCSSGTGQPYGPTFTTGDVIGCCVNLINNTCFYTKNGISLGVAFTDLPPNLYPTVGLQTPGEIVDANFGQQPFVFDIEDYMSEWRAKIHGMIARFPIGERLGEWQAVLQNMVSTYLVHHGYCATATAFARATETLIQEDQTSIKNRQRIQKLVLAGRVGEAIEATQQLYPGLLEHNSNLLFMLKCRQFVEMVNGTDSEVRCFSVRSPKSQDSYPGSPSLSPRHGATNPHLHSAGADSPTCSNGVTPPNKNKSHNKYPGVSSASSSSSSSPSSVNYSESNSTDSTKSQPHSGTSNQETRCVASDSEMEIEAEHYTNGVAENSSTRIMNGTYKHQEILQAEDGSLGNGVAEDSCASRQLCGGNQAATERMIQFGRELQGLNEQLCREYGKNATHKKMLQDAFSLLAYSDPWNCPVGQQLDPMQRENICSALNSAILESQNLPKQPPLMLAVGQATECVQLMARVRSGSCSFARVDSFLH; this is encoded by the exons ATGGCAGAGCTTGGAGCGGGGAGCATGCTGTTGGGAGATCCTGCTTTTAATTACCAAGAGCACGAGCTAAATGAGCGATTGAAGCGGCTCTACCCGGCGGTGAATGAGGAAGAGACCCCCTTACCCCGATCTTGGAGCCCCAAGGATAAATACAGCTACATCGGACTCTCGCAGAACAATCTGCGGGTACATTACAAAG GCCATGGGAAGAACCATAAGGATGCCGCGTCTGTGCGTGCCACTCATCCCATACCAGCCGCCTGTGGGATCTACTACTTTGAAGTGAAGATTGTCAGCAAGGGCAGGGATGG GTACATGGGGATTGGTCTGTCTGCCCAGGGGGTCAACATGAACAGACTGCCTG GTTGGGACAAGCACTCATATGGTTACCATGGCGACGACGGACACTCCTTCTGTTCTTCAGGGACTGGCCAACCATATGGCCCAACCTTCACCACAGGCGATGTGATTGGCTGCTGTGTGAACCTAATTAACAACACCTGTTTCTACACCAAGAATGGCATCAGTCTAG GTGTAGCCTTTACAGATCTCCCT CCCAACCTTTACCCCACAGTGGGCCTGCAGACTCCAGGAGAGATTGTGGATGCTAACTTTGGCCAGCAGCCCTTTGTGTTTGACATTGAGGACTATATGAGTGAATGGAGGGCTAAGATCCACGGCATGATCGCCCGCTTCCCCAtcggagagagactgggagagtggCAGGCAGTACTTCAGAA CATGGTATCCACCTACCTGGTGCATCATGGGTACTGTGCCACAGCCACAGCCTTTGCTAGGGCTACAGAAACCTTGATCCAGGAGGACCAGACCTCCATaaagaacagacaga GAATACAGAAGCTGGTATTGGCAGGGAGGGTTGGCGAGGCCATCGAAGCCACACAGCAGCTGTACCCTGGGCTCCTAGAACACAACTCCAATTTACTGTTCATGTTGAA GTGTCGGCAGTTTGTGGAGATGGTGAACGGTACAGACAGTGAGGTACGATGCTTCAGTGTCCGCTCCCCCAAGTCCCAGGACAGCTACCCTGGCTCCCCCAGCCTGAGCCCCCGACATGGAGCCACCAACCCCCATCTGCACAGCGCAG GAGCAGACAGCCCAACATGCAGTAACGGGGTCACCCCTCCCAACAAGAACAAGAGCCACAACAAGTACCCTGGTGTcagctctgcctcctcctcttcctcttcctccccttcctctgttAACTACTCTGAGTCCAACTCCACTGACTCCACCAAGTCCCAGCCTCACAGTGGCACCAGCAACCAGGAGACCAGGTGTGTGGCAAG TGACAGTGAGATGGAGATCGAGGCAGAGCACTACACTAATGGGGTGGCGGAGAACTCCTCTACTCGGATCATGAACGGCACCTACAAGCATCAAGAAATCCTGCAGGCTGAGGACGGCAGCCTGGGCAACGGAGTGGCAG AAGACAGCTGTGCCTCCAGACAGCTGTGTGGAGGGAACCAGGCAGCCACAGAGAGGATGATCCAGTTTGGCCGCGAGCTGCAGGGCCTCAACGAGCAGCTGTGCCGGGAATACGGCAAGAACGCCACGCACAAGAAGATGCTGCAg GATGCATTCAGTCTATTAGCGTATTCAGATCCCTGGAACTGCCCAGTTGGGCAACAGCTAGAcccaatgcagagagaaaatatCTGCTCTGCTCTCAACAGCGCCATCTTGG AGTCTCAGAACTTGCCTAAGCAGCCCCCTCTGATGCTGGCTGTAGGTCAGGCCACAGAGTGTGTCCAGCTCATGGCCAGGGTCCGCTCAGGCTCCTGTTCCTTCGCCAGAGTTGACAGCTTTTTGCACTAG
- the LOC139399159 gene encoding ran-binding protein 10 isoform X3 → MAELGAGSMLLGDPAFNYQEHELNERLKRLYPAVNEEETPLPRSWSPKDKYSYIGLSQNNLRVHYKGHGKNHKDAASVRATHPIPAACGIYYFEVKIVSKGRDGYMGIGLSAQGVNMNRLPGWDKHSYGYHGDDGHSFCSSGTGQPYGPTFTTGDVIGCCVNLINNTCFYTKNGISLGVAFTDLPPNLYPTVGLQTPGEIVDANFGQQPFVFDIEDYMSEWRAKIHGMIARFPIGERLGEWQAVLQNMVSTYLVHHGYCATATAFARATETLIQEDQTSIKNRQRIQKLVLAGRVGEAIEATQQLYPGLLEHNSNLLFMLKCRQFVEMVNGTDSEVRCFSVRSPKSQDSYPGSPSLSPRHGATNPHLHSAGADSPTCSNGVTPPNKNKSHNKYPGVSSASSSSSSSPSSVNYSESNSTDSTKSQPHSGTSNQETSDSEMEIEAEHYTNGVAENSSTRIMNGTYKHQEILQAEDGSLGNGVAEDSCASRQLCGGNQAATERMIQFGRELQGLNEQLCREYGKNATHKKMLQDAFSLLAYSDPWNCPVGQQLDPMQRENICSALNSAILESQNLPKQPPLMLAVGQATECVQLMARVRSGSCSFARVDSFLH, encoded by the exons ATGGCAGAGCTTGGAGCGGGGAGCATGCTGTTGGGAGATCCTGCTTTTAATTACCAAGAGCACGAGCTAAATGAGCGATTGAAGCGGCTCTACCCGGCGGTGAATGAGGAAGAGACCCCCTTACCCCGATCTTGGAGCCCCAAGGATAAATACAGCTACATCGGACTCTCGCAGAACAATCTGCGGGTACATTACAAAG GCCATGGGAAGAACCATAAGGATGCCGCGTCTGTGCGTGCCACTCATCCCATACCAGCCGCCTGTGGGATCTACTACTTTGAAGTGAAGATTGTCAGCAAGGGCAGGGATGG GTACATGGGGATTGGTCTGTCTGCCCAGGGGGTCAACATGAACAGACTGCCTG GTTGGGACAAGCACTCATATGGTTACCATGGCGACGACGGACACTCCTTCTGTTCTTCAGGGACTGGCCAACCATATGGCCCAACCTTCACCACAGGCGATGTGATTGGCTGCTGTGTGAACCTAATTAACAACACCTGTTTCTACACCAAGAATGGCATCAGTCTAG GTGTAGCCTTTACAGATCTCCCT CCCAACCTTTACCCCACAGTGGGCCTGCAGACTCCAGGAGAGATTGTGGATGCTAACTTTGGCCAGCAGCCCTTTGTGTTTGACATTGAGGACTATATGAGTGAATGGAGGGCTAAGATCCACGGCATGATCGCCCGCTTCCCCAtcggagagagactgggagagtggCAGGCAGTACTTCAGAA CATGGTATCCACCTACCTGGTGCATCATGGGTACTGTGCCACAGCCACAGCCTTTGCTAGGGCTACAGAAACCTTGATCCAGGAGGACCAGACCTCCATaaagaacagacaga GAATACAGAAGCTGGTATTGGCAGGGAGGGTTGGCGAGGCCATCGAAGCCACACAGCAGCTGTACCCTGGGCTCCTAGAACACAACTCCAATTTACTGTTCATGTTGAA GTGTCGGCAGTTTGTGGAGATGGTGAACGGTACAGACAGTGAGGTACGATGCTTCAGTGTCCGCTCCCCCAAGTCCCAGGACAGCTACCCTGGCTCCCCCAGCCTGAGCCCCCGACATGGAGCCACCAACCCCCATCTGCACAGCGCAG GAGCAGACAGCCCAACATGCAGTAACGGGGTCACCCCTCCCAACAAGAACAAGAGCCACAACAAGTACCCTGGTGTcagctctgcctcctcctcttcctcttcctccccttcctctgttAACTACTCTGAGTCCAACTCCACTGACTCCACCAAGTCCCAGCCTCACAGTGGCACCAGCAACCAGGAGACCAG TGACAGTGAGATGGAGATCGAGGCAGAGCACTACACTAATGGGGTGGCGGAGAACTCCTCTACTCGGATCATGAACGGCACCTACAAGCATCAAGAAATCCTGCAGGCTGAGGACGGCAGCCTGGGCAACGGAGTGGCAG AAGACAGCTGTGCCTCCAGACAGCTGTGTGGAGGGAACCAGGCAGCCACAGAGAGGATGATCCAGTTTGGCCGCGAGCTGCAGGGCCTCAACGAGCAGCTGTGCCGGGAATACGGCAAGAACGCCACGCACAAGAAGATGCTGCAg GATGCATTCAGTCTATTAGCGTATTCAGATCCCTGGAACTGCCCAGTTGGGCAACAGCTAGAcccaatgcagagagaaaatatCTGCTCTGCTCTCAACAGCGCCATCTTGG AGTCTCAGAACTTGCCTAAGCAGCCCCCTCTGATGCTGGCTGTAGGTCAGGCCACAGAGTGTGTCCAGCTCATGGCCAGGGTCCGCTCAGGCTCCTGTTCCTTCGCCAGAGTTGACAGCTTTTTGCACTAG